In the genome of Mycolicibacterium aromaticivorans JS19b1 = JCM 16368, one region contains:
- a CDS encoding 3-oxoacid CoA-transferase subunit A: protein MSRTVICDRTEDAVVGIGDGATILVGGFGMAGMPTTLIDALIEQGAAELTIVSNNAGNGDTGLAAVLAAGRVAKVICSFPRQADSYVFDELYRAGKVDLEVVPQGNLAERIRAAGAGIGAFFCPTGVGTPLADGKEIRTIEGRDYVLEYPIRGDVALIKAHVADRAGNLLYRKTARNFGPVMATAASLTIVEAAHVVDTGRIDPEAVVTPGIFVDRILDLSATVHTTTECTS, encoded by the coding sequence ATGAGTCGCACCGTTATCTGCGACCGTACCGAGGACGCCGTCGTTGGAATCGGCGACGGTGCAACGATTCTCGTCGGCGGTTTCGGCATGGCGGGCATGCCTACCACCCTTATCGACGCGTTGATCGAACAGGGCGCAGCCGAGCTCACCATCGTCAGCAACAACGCCGGCAACGGCGATACCGGACTGGCCGCGGTGCTGGCGGCGGGCCGGGTCGCCAAGGTCATCTGCTCCTTTCCACGACAGGCCGACTCGTATGTGTTCGACGAGCTCTACCGGGCAGGCAAGGTCGACCTCGAAGTGGTGCCGCAGGGCAACCTGGCCGAACGGATCAGGGCAGCGGGGGCCGGAATCGGCGCATTCTTCTGTCCGACCGGGGTCGGCACTCCGCTCGCCGACGGCAAGGAAATCCGCACCATCGAAGGCCGCGATTACGTATTGGAGTACCCGATCCGCGGCGACGTCGCACTCATAAAAGCACACGTCGCCGACCGGGCCGGAAACCTGTTGTACCGCAAAACCGCACGAAACTTCGGCCCGGTGATGGCGACCGCGGCATCTCTGACCATCGTCGAGGCTGCCCACGTCGTCGACACTGGACGGATCGACCCCGAGGCAGTCGTAACACCAGGCATCTTCGTCGACCGCATCCTCGACCTGTCCGCAACCGTCCACACGACCACGGAGTGCACTTCGTGA
- a CDS encoding 3-oxoacid CoA-transferase subunit B: MNRCEIAEMVARDIPAGSYVNLGIGQPTTVADHLDPAAEVVLHTENGMLGMGSAASGDMIDPDLTNAGKIPVTETPGASYFHHADSFAMMRGGHLDICVLGAFQVSQRGDLANWHTGAPDAIPAVGGAMDLAIGAKCVFVMMTLFTKDGTAKLVPQCTYPLTGLRCVSRVYTDHAVFDIDRTGGGKLRVLQTFGLSFAELQKRLQVVLS; encoded by the coding sequence CTGAACCGTTGTGAGATCGCCGAGATGGTCGCGCGCGACATCCCAGCCGGGTCGTATGTCAACCTCGGAATCGGTCAGCCCACGACGGTAGCCGACCATCTAGACCCCGCCGCAGAGGTTGTGCTTCATACCGAGAACGGGATGCTCGGCATGGGTTCGGCGGCCAGTGGAGACATGATCGACCCCGATCTCACCAACGCGGGCAAGATCCCGGTTACCGAAACCCCAGGGGCGTCTTACTTCCATCACGCCGACTCCTTCGCCATGATGCGGGGAGGTCACCTCGACATCTGCGTACTCGGAGCATTTCAAGTCAGCCAGCGGGGGGATCTCGCCAACTGGCATACCGGGGCCCCTGACGCTATCCCTGCCGTCGGCGGTGCCATGGATCTCGCTATCGGAGCCAAGTGCGTATTCGTGATGATGACGCTATTTACCAAGGACGGGACCGCCAAACTCGTCCCACAATGCACCTACCCACTGACCGGACTGCGCTGTGTCAGCCGAGTTTACACCGATCACGCCGTGTTTGACATCGATAGGACCGGTGGCGGCAAGTTGCGGGTTTTACAGACATTCGGCCTCAGCTTTGCCGAACTCCAGAAGCGGCTGCAGGTGGTGCTCTCATGA
- a CDS encoding FadR/GntR family transcriptional regulator encodes MATGRTDPELAIGDMFTRVNTSRVSGVIVEQIRGLIRGGRLKPGDRLPSERELGERFGVSRVGLREAMRVLEGNGLITIRVGSRGGAFVTAPTSSHIGEGIVDLLTLSVLRADEVTEARRIFEMGYVPLVCERADEDDISDLLEICERADAAVADGHYPVALSGEFHVRVAKATHNDAIEMLARSFQGQVVRSLQQAQDYDPAVGVIGTKEHRRFVSAVSSRDVETAEAIMRRHLERTARRLRAREPRSSGC; translated from the coding sequence GTGGCGACCGGTAGAACAGACCCCGAGCTGGCGATTGGGGACATGTTCACGCGAGTGAACACGAGTCGCGTGTCGGGGGTGATCGTGGAGCAGATCCGCGGTTTGATCCGCGGCGGCAGGCTAAAGCCGGGCGACCGGCTGCCGTCGGAACGCGAGCTCGGGGAGCGTTTCGGCGTCAGTCGTGTCGGGTTGCGTGAAGCAATGCGCGTACTGGAGGGCAACGGCCTCATCACGATCAGAGTCGGTTCGCGCGGTGGCGCCTTCGTCACGGCTCCCACCAGCTCGCATATCGGAGAGGGTATTGTCGATTTGCTCACGCTGTCGGTTCTTCGTGCCGACGAGGTCACCGAGGCTCGACGGATCTTCGAAATGGGTTACGTGCCGCTCGTTTGTGAACGCGCCGACGAAGACGACATCTCGGATCTATTGGAGATCTGCGAACGCGCAGATGCTGCGGTGGCCGATGGGCATTACCCCGTCGCCCTGTCGGGTGAATTCCACGTGCGTGTGGCCAAAGCAACTCACAACGACGCCATCGAGATGCTTGCACGTTCCTTTCAAGGTCAAGTGGTCAGGTCGCTACAGCAAGCTCAAGACTATGATCCAGCGGTTGGCGTCATCGGCACGAAGGAGCACCGCAGATTCGTGAGCGCGGTGAGCAGTCGTGACGTTGAGACGGCCGAAGCGATTATGCGCCGGCACCTAGAGCGAACCGCGCGGCGCCTCCGTGCTCGCGAACCACGATCGTCGGGGTGCTGA
- a CDS encoding cupin domain-containing protein, whose amino-acid sequence MGLSNAELDDFARSMARAEGRDSQEVTEENLVVSSTEAHWVQTGSPSQIGLLLRIPARAFEFFLQKIPAGEASDLHRHVHESVHFVLHGSGRSEIGDQGVQWNTGDFVYTPPWVWHRHYADDGLDVEMIVIENSRLLAALDATQRETLGNITFAQAFGSRGTRSADR is encoded by the coding sequence ATGGGCCTATCCAATGCCGAATTAGACGATTTCGCCAGGAGCATGGCGCGAGCAGAAGGTCGCGACAGCCAGGAGGTCACCGAGGAGAACCTGGTTGTCAGCTCCACCGAGGCGCACTGGGTCCAGACTGGAAGCCCATCCCAAATCGGGTTGCTTCTGCGAATCCCTGCTCGAGCCTTCGAGTTCTTCCTGCAGAAGATTCCCGCTGGCGAAGCCAGTGATCTCCATAGACATGTGCATGAATCAGTTCACTTCGTGCTACACGGCTCGGGCCGGTCGGAAATCGGCGATCAAGGGGTCCAATGGAACACAGGCGACTTCGTATACACGCCGCCCTGGGTCTGGCATCGACACTACGCCGACGACGGGCTCGACGTCGAGATGATCGTCATCGAGAACTCGAGGCTATTGGCTGCGTTAGACGCCACACAGCGCGAGACTTTGGGCAACATCACCTTCGCCCAGGCTTTCGGGTCGCGCGGTACTCGCTCCGCGGACCGCTGA
- a CDS encoding transposase, with translation MARQGGGRRYGQQAAVEALRAAVRHRRGLVADRKVAQQRLHDQLNALCPGLSAPSGHGRSLALETPTGLVVLACAAAFAGRPPQLRSLMCRAPGRLTTNTAHYWLQRWHGCLPPPADADQRAHRLHRDLDRYRRLRGDIDAIDLEVAALLTDTDGQVLTTLPGVASIRAAAFAAHSLPIERFPDAEHLYSATGLAPALYQSATLHRRGRISRQGLAEHRDALMGIAWGLSQRSPAFIERNAELRARGMAPIQARVALARHACRLAYRLLRTQQPFDEQRHRQGRLSGER, from the coding sequence ATGGCACGCCAGGGCGGTGGTCGACGCTACGGCCAGCAGGCCGCGGTGGAAGCGCTGCGTGCCGCGGTTCGGCATCGTCGTGGATTGGTGGCCGACCGCAAGGTCGCACAGCAGCGACTGCACGACCAGCTCAACGCCCTATGCCCTGGGCTGTCAGCGCCCTCGGGTCATGGCCGATCGCTGGCGCTGGAGACGCCGACCGGTCTTGTGGTGCTGGCCTGTGCTGCCGCGTTTGCCGGACGGCCACCCCAATTGCGGTCACTGATGTGCCGGGCGCCCGGGCGTTTGACGACCAACACCGCCCACTATTGGCTGCAGCGGTGGCACGGCTGTCTACCTCCTCCTGCCGATGCCGATCAACGTGCTCATCGCTTGCATCGCGACCTCGACCGGTATCGCCGTCTCCGGGGGGACATCGATGCCATCGACCTCGAAGTCGCGGCATTGCTCACCGACACCGACGGCCAAGTCTTGACCACGCTTCCCGGTGTCGCCTCGATCCGCGCGGCGGCCTTCGCCGCGCACAGTCTCCCGATCGAGCGGTTCCCCGACGCTGAACATCTCTACTCGGCAACGGGATTGGCGCCAGCGCTCTACCAGTCAGCCACGTTGCACCGACGTGGCCGAATCTCTCGACAAGGACTGGCCGAGCACCGCGATGCGTTGATGGGAATCGCTTGGGGCCTGTCTCAACGCTCACCGGCGTTCATCGAACGCAACGCTGAATTGCGGGCGCGCGGCATGGCCCCGATTCAGGCCCGCGTCGCGCTCGCGCGTCACGCGTGCCGCCTGGCCTACCGACTGCTCCGAACCCAACAACCCTTCGATGAACAGCGCCATCGTCAAGGAAGGCTCAGCGGCGAACGGTGA
- a CDS encoding group II intron maturase-specific domain-containing protein: MRLNLYIRGWTGYFRLAANPRTFPDLDEWFRRRMRQIRWKEWKLARSRVAHLGALGIRADLAWQWGMSSHGYWRTSRFRILYRALPTQSTQYWEDLGLVLFHQAWTRFQRPNDPP, translated from the coding sequence ATGCGGTTGAACCTATACATCCGGGGCTGGACGGGGTATTTCCGCTTGGCGGCGAACCCGCGTACGTTTCCCGATCTGGATGAATGGTTTCGCCGACGGATGCGCCAGATCCGATGGAAGGAATGGAAACTCGCCCGCTCCCGGGTCGCTCACCTGGGTGCCCTCGGGATCCGCGCTGACCTGGCCTGGCAATGGGGCATGAGTAGCCACGGCTACTGGCGGACCTCCCGCTTTCGTATCCTGTATCGGGCTCTTCCCACTCAATCCACTCAATACTGGGAAGACCTGGGCCTCGTCCTCTTTCACCAAGCCTGGACCAGATTCCAACGACCCAATGACCCGCCGTAA
- a CDS encoding aromatic-ring-hydroxylating dioxygenase subunit beta — MNAVAVDRDTRESVEDFMFREAELLDGGQFRDWLGLLDPDIRYVVPVRTTREDSAGWVSAIAHWNDDYTGLEMRVLRSETEFSWAESPRSRTRHFVSNIRTTAGPGADELTVRSNLLFFRSRGASGRWELLSAERVDVLRRSDGSLRLARREVLLDHSTLPIDNLSVVL, encoded by the coding sequence ATGAACGCGGTCGCGGTGGACCGGGATACCCGTGAGTCCGTCGAGGACTTCATGTTTCGGGAAGCGGAGTTGCTCGATGGAGGACAGTTCCGGGACTGGTTGGGCCTGCTTGACCCCGACATCCGGTATGTGGTTCCGGTGCGCACAACCCGGGAGGACTCCGCGGGTTGGGTGAGCGCGATCGCGCACTGGAACGACGATTACACGGGCTTGGAGATGCGGGTCCTGCGCAGCGAGACGGAGTTCTCATGGGCGGAGTCACCTCGATCCCGGACCCGCCACTTCGTGTCCAATATCCGCACCACTGCCGGACCTGGGGCTGATGAGTTGACCGTGCGGTCGAACCTGTTGTTCTTCCGCAGCCGCGGAGCTAGCGGACGGTGGGAGTTGCTGTCGGCTGAACGCGTCGACGTGCTGCGCCGGAGCGACGGGTCGCTGCGGCTCGCTCGGCGTGAGGTCTTGCTCGACCATTCGACGCTGCCTATCGACAACCTGTCGGTAGTCCTGTAG
- a CDS encoding FAD-binding protein, with protein sequence MVGGGIGGVRAALRAAELGSSVILVEKAVVSRAGPMTYVHSQYAPDHRVQGEEMVEWMREFVVGSNYLADQDWVEQYIAEAYDRVNEQIEWGVPYSTQKDGALKYVSVRGHNLGTTLGVDGRVCMEILKERMKAAGVRLFERVDVIDLLTTDGRRPTAGAVCGAVGVNVVTGEYHVFTAGSVILNTGPWYPKLHYAFADHCSGEGHVAAWRVGAEFAGMEFGQFAAWSYFNRSFFTPGQAKIQGIGGRFCNAAGEYFMDRYDPIWGDKGGLFTIARAIMTEMVEGRGPCYLDLRHVAQSDIDVLYEVSPTVRRAFTEFEVDPSTDLLEVTPFIVLGTSSTSGPTIDLDGATTVPGLYAVGYGTACPHLMSGISGSGISSFSAVAGYRAGTAAAARGGGTVARTVWEEQARESFEGYFAPMRRLRQVRPADVWKAIGEATANPAFALFKSEARIDEALTELYRIRDRVLRYVFAPDYQELKKAHEVRAYLTLAIITCEAMKRRTESRGELFRIDYPYADNDEWLKWLLVRRGSDGEFDLEFSERVLPIQSWPVQAPPGRHPSPYTVPEGYREEVAVQ encoded by the coding sequence GTGGTTGGTGGGGGGATTGGTGGAGTGCGGGCGGCATTGCGGGCGGCGGAGTTGGGGTCGTCGGTGATTCTGGTGGAGAAGGCGGTGGTTTCGCGGGCAGGACCGATGACTTATGTGCATAGCCAATACGCCCCTGATCACCGGGTGCAGGGTGAGGAGATGGTCGAGTGGATGCGCGAGTTCGTAGTGGGCAGCAACTATTTGGCCGATCAGGATTGGGTGGAGCAGTACATCGCCGAGGCGTACGACCGGGTTAATGAGCAGATCGAGTGGGGCGTTCCGTATTCCACTCAGAAAGATGGGGCGCTGAAATATGTGTCGGTCCGCGGCCACAATCTTGGCACGACGCTGGGCGTGGATGGGCGCGTGTGTATGGAGATCCTCAAGGAGAGGATGAAGGCGGCGGGGGTGCGTCTGTTCGAGCGGGTCGATGTGATCGACTTGCTGACCACCGACGGTCGTCGGCCGACCGCTGGTGCGGTGTGCGGCGCGGTGGGGGTCAATGTGGTCACCGGTGAGTATCACGTCTTCACTGCGGGCAGCGTCATCCTCAATACCGGCCCCTGGTATCCGAAGCTGCACTACGCGTTCGCCGACCATTGCAGCGGGGAGGGGCATGTGGCGGCGTGGCGGGTGGGCGCTGAGTTCGCTGGCATGGAGTTCGGCCAGTTCGCTGCCTGGAGTTATTTCAATCGGTCGTTCTTCACGCCGGGTCAAGCCAAGATCCAGGGGATCGGGGGCAGGTTCTGCAACGCGGCGGGCGAGTACTTCATGGACCGCTATGACCCGATCTGGGGGGATAAGGGGGGGCTGTTCACCATCGCGCGGGCGATCATGACCGAGATGGTGGAGGGCCGCGGTCCTTGCTATCTCGACTTGCGCCATGTCGCGCAATCTGATATCGATGTGCTCTACGAGGTGTCGCCGACGGTGCGGCGTGCCTTCACCGAGTTTGAGGTCGATCCCTCCACGGATCTGCTGGAGGTGACCCCGTTCATCGTGCTCGGCACGAGCAGCACCAGCGGTCCCACGATCGATCTGGACGGTGCCACCACCGTGCCCGGCTTGTACGCGGTGGGGTACGGCACGGCGTGCCCGCATTTGATGTCGGGGATTTCTGGCAGCGGGATCTCGAGTTTCTCCGCGGTTGCGGGGTACCGGGCGGGCACTGCAGCAGCCGCGCGGGGCGGGGGCACTGTAGCGCGCACCGTGTGGGAGGAGCAAGCGCGAGAGAGCTTCGAGGGGTATTTCGCGCCTATGCGGCGGCTGAGGCAGGTCCGGCCGGCCGACGTGTGGAAGGCCATCGGCGAGGCGACGGCGAATCCGGCGTTCGCACTGTTCAAGTCTGAGGCACGGATCGACGAGGCACTCACTGAGCTGTACCGGATCCGTGACCGGGTGTTGCGGTACGTCTTCGCGCCGGACTATCAGGAGCTTAAGAAGGCACACGAGGTTCGCGCCTATCTGACGTTGGCGATCATTACCTGCGAGGCGATGAAGCGGCGCACCGAGAGCCGTGGGGAGCTGTTTCGGATCGACTACCCGTACGCCGACAACGACGAGTGGCTCAAGTGGCTGCTCGTGCGCCGGGGCAGCGACGGTGAATTCGACCTGGAGTTCAGCGAGCGGGTCCTGCCGATTCAGTCGTGGCCGGTGCAGGCCCCACCGGGCCGCCATCCAAGTCCGTACACAGTGCCCGAAGGTTACCGCGAGGAGGTGGCAGTTCAGTGA
- a CDS encoding 4Fe-4S dicluster domain-containing protein, producing MIESIDETTCDGCNVCIDSCPTGVIRLVEGDEPWATTKWRAKIIYPNDCHSCRLCAIDCHVDAIVVSHALVIPEPFLPSVVPSATVATQNQANP from the coding sequence GTGATCGAGAGTATCGACGAGACAACCTGCGACGGGTGCAACGTCTGCATCGACAGCTGTCCGACTGGGGTGATCCGGCTGGTGGAGGGTGATGAACCATGGGCCACCACCAAGTGGCGAGCCAAGATCATCTACCCCAACGACTGTCATTCCTGTCGGTTGTGCGCGATCGATTGCCATGTGGACGCGATCGTCGTCAGCCACGCACTGGTGATCCCCGAACCATTCCTCCCCAGCGTCGTGCCCTCAGCCACAGTCGCGACCCAGAACCAGGCGAACCCCTAG
- a CDS encoding aldehyde dehydrogenase family protein, with amino-acid sequence MINGKLIINGREEASDRTIEVASPADTRVVLGSVPDATSVQVDAAVEAAATAFPEWSSRPLEERQGALLAAAGVIHDMIEEYVPLLSRENGKILEESKIDLEFASGICSYTAGISAETLADQEIRDTGGRTLIRRRPIGPVAAITPWNFPVVLSFMKLAPALVAGNTVVLKPSENSPLVLTEIIRALQQHFPPGVLNMVTGGDTVGETLVSHPLIRKIGFTGGIDTGRKVMTAAAQDIKRVTLELGGNDPAIVLDDLDLSPGTMRRIAKGAFGTTGQVCFGLKRIYVPTRIHDRFVEAFCSAVDEIVVGPGDDPRSTMGPLNNAQQKGMVEKIVEDARASGAIITTLGQRLDTAAWEHGHFMMPSVITEADPRLAVVEEEQFGPVVPVLRYDELDEVIRLVNQSQYGLAASIWTSDEERAFLLGRRLDTGSVFVNSHTFTSLDPRAPFGGAKRSGLGREFSPDSLHAYTELQTISRRTGPPGPPLS; translated from the coding sequence ATGATCAACGGAAAGCTCATCATCAACGGACGTGAGGAGGCGTCTGATCGGACGATTGAAGTCGCCAGTCCGGCGGACACACGAGTGGTGCTCGGGTCGGTCCCGGACGCGACGTCCGTGCAAGTCGACGCGGCGGTGGAGGCGGCCGCAACGGCGTTCCCGGAGTGGTCGTCGCGGCCGCTAGAGGAACGGCAAGGGGCTCTACTTGCAGCCGCAGGCGTGATCCACGACATGATCGAGGAGTACGTACCTCTCCTGAGCCGTGAGAACGGAAAGATCCTCGAAGAGTCGAAGATCGACCTCGAGTTCGCTTCAGGCATCTGTAGCTACACCGCCGGCATCTCTGCCGAGACGCTGGCGGACCAGGAGATCCGGGACACCGGCGGCAGGACCCTCATCCGGCGCCGTCCAATCGGGCCGGTCGCCGCTATCACGCCCTGGAACTTCCCGGTGGTCTTGTCGTTCATGAAACTAGCGCCGGCGCTCGTCGCCGGCAACACAGTCGTCCTGAAGCCGTCGGAGAACTCCCCCCTAGTACTCACCGAGATCATCCGGGCCCTCCAGCAGCACTTCCCACCGGGTGTGCTTAACATGGTCACCGGCGGCGACACGGTCGGAGAGACGTTGGTCTCCCACCCGCTAATCCGCAAGATCGGTTTCACCGGCGGCATCGACACTGGCCGCAAGGTCATGACTGCTGCGGCGCAAGACATCAAGCGGGTGACGCTCGAGCTTGGCGGAAACGACCCAGCAATCGTCCTCGACGACTTGGACCTCTCACCGGGAACTATGCGGCGGATCGCGAAGGGCGCGTTCGGTACCACCGGCCAGGTGTGCTTCGGGCTTAAAAGGATCTACGTGCCGACCCGGATCCACGACCGGTTCGTCGAAGCGTTTTGCTCCGCGGTGGACGAGATCGTCGTTGGACCCGGGGACGATCCACGATCCACGATGGGTCCGCTGAATAACGCCCAGCAGAAGGGCATGGTCGAGAAGATCGTCGAAGACGCACGGGCGAGCGGAGCGATTATCACCACCCTCGGTCAGCGGCTAGATACGGCGGCGTGGGAGCACGGCCACTTCATGATGCCCAGCGTGATTACTGAGGCTGATCCCCGGCTCGCGGTCGTCGAAGAGGAGCAGTTTGGGCCGGTGGTGCCTGTGCTGAGATATGACGAGCTCGACGAGGTGATCCGGCTCGTGAACCAATCGCAGTATGGGCTGGCCGCCTCGATCTGGACCTCGGACGAAGAGCGCGCCTTCCTGCTTGGCCGTCGGCTCGACACAGGCTCGGTGTTCGTCAACAGCCACACCTTCACCTCTCTTGATCCCCGCGCGCCGTTCGGTGGGGCGAAGCGGAGCGGATTGGGCCGCGAGTTCTCCCCGGACAGCTTGCACGCCTATACCGAACTGCAGACCATCAGCCGTCGAACTGGCCCGCCCGGGCCGCCGCTGTCCTGA